The stretch of DNA AATAAAAGAGCTGACAGCAGAAGCAAAAAAGCTCGCTGATTCCATAAGAAAATAATCAAACTTAATACACATATTCAATAAAAAAAGCAGAACCCTGCACAACCAGGCAGAGTTTTGCTTTTTTGTCAATTATTGTGAAAATAGATCAATGAAGCAGGATCCGCAGAAGCTTTTTCTGGTTCAGCTGCCAGATCAGCGGCAGAATCTGCAGAAGGTTTCTGAAGATCCATTCGGTAAAGATATAAGATCCCACCGAAGAAACCGGGAATCAGTCCGGCGTATCCACCGGCACATAAGATCACAATCAGCTTCACCATCAGTTCTGTCTGAAGTCCCAGACAAACAAGTAATCCGGCAAGAATTCCGGCTACACTCCATCCAGATGTCAAAAGTGTAAGAAAAACAGCTGGCGCAGGGGCCTTTTTTTTATTTTGATCTAAGTGATTCCATAGTGTTTTATACATAATCCATTCCTCCTGTTTTGATGGAATTATACTTCTGCTGTTGTCAGCAACAGTCAGCCATAATATTGATTTCCTTTATCTGTATCTGTCTGTATTATAGAAAAGAAATGTAAAATACAAATGCGCAGGAATGAAAAATTTTTGTAAAATATAAGTAGAAATTGCATTTTGAATTAAGAACCGATATACTTATAAATATAGTTATTGATAATATTCGATCACAGCCGAAAACATTTTTCTATAGCTGTGATACGTGAGTGAGAGAATTAAAAGGGGGCAGATAAAAGCCCCCTGAAATCATATAGAGAGCAAAGAGGAGGGGTGGAAATGGAGCATACGGAAGATTATGTGAAGCTGGAGAATGTATCCAAAATATATGGCTCAAAAGAAGTGAAGATCATAGCAGTGGATGAGATCAGCTTCCGGATAAAAAAAGGAGAATTTGTGGTTGTGGTAGGACCCAGCGGTGCCGGAAAGACGACGGTGCTGAATATCCTGGGCGGAATGGATAAGGCCACATCCGGCAATGTCTGGATCGATGGAAAAAATATCGCAAAATATACAGACCGGCAGCTGACCGGATACCGGCGGAGGGATATTGGATTTGTATTCCAGTTTTATAATCTGGTGCCAAATCTGACTGCATTGGAGAATGTGGAGCTTGCTCTTCAGATCTGTAAGGATCCTCTGGATGCCAGGACAGTTCTGGAGGAAGTGGGTCTGAAGGAGAGACTGACTAATTTTCCGGCACAGTTATCCGGCGGTGAGCAGCAGAGAGTTTCCATAGCCAGAGCTCTGGCGAAGAATCCAAAGCTTCTGCTCTGTGATGAACCTACAGGAGCGTTGGATTATCAGACCGGCAAGGCAATCCTGAAGCTCCTTCAGGATACCAGCAGGGAACGGGGCATGACGGTTATTGTCATTACTCACAACTCTGCACTGACACCTATGGCCGACCGTGTGATCAAGATCAAAAACGGCAAGGTTTCCAGGATGACCGAAAATGCACATCCCACACCAGTGGAAGAGATTGAATGGTAGGTGACGGAATGAAAGCATTGCACAAAGATTTCTGGATGGAGATCCGGAAAAGCAAAGCACGTTTTATCTCGATCTTTCTGATCGTGGCACTGGGCGTTGCATTTTTTTCCGGGATCCAGGCGTCTTCTCCGGATATGAGATATTCCGGAGATGCCTATTATGAAGCAGCAAAGCTGATGGACCTGAAGATCCAGGGAACACTGGGACTGACTGAGCGTGATGTAAAAGCGGTATCAGACATTGACGGTGTGGAATTGGCTGAGGGCGGTTACTCTACGGATGTTATGAGTGGAGAGGACGATGCCAGGAAGGTTCTTCATCTGGAATCCATCAGCAGCAATTTTAATCTGCTCACAGCAGATGAAGGAAGGATACCGAAAAAAAGCGGCGAGATTTTTCTGGACAAGCCATTTGCAAAGAATCGGGGGTATAAAATCGGGGATACCATATCCGTCAGGGAGGATGGAGACAGTGAGCTTCTGAAAAAAACAACCTATACAGTTGTGGGAATCGGAAGCAGCCCTCTTTATATTTCGTTTAACAGAGGAAATACGACTCTTGGATCCGGTGAGGTCAGCGGCTTCGGATACATTCTTCCTGAGGATTTTGAACAGGAAGCTTTTACCCAGATCTATGTTATGGTTCATGAATCCGGGGATGTGATCAGCTATACCGATGCCTATGACAATCTTATCAGGAAAATACAGAAGCGTGTGGAAGGCATCGAAAAAGAACAGTGCAGACTGCGCTATGATGAGATCGTCGCAGAAGCCAATGAAAAACTGGATGATGCCAGAAAAGAGCTTGAGGACGGAAAGAAGGAATCAGAGGAAAAACTTAGCGACGCGAAGAAAAAGCTGGATGATGGGCAGAAGAAGTATGATGATGGAAAAAAAGAGTACGAAGATGGAAAACAGCAGCTCAGCGATGCAAAAAAAGAACTGACCGACGGAAAACAGCAGCTTGCTGACGGAAGAAAGCAGATCGAAGATGGATGGTCTCAGCTTAACAGCGCAAAACAGCAGGTGGAAGACGGTCTGTCCCAGTTAAATGCTGCCAGATCCCAGCTTGCCGACTCCGAAGCACAGATAAATGGGAAGCAGTCAGAGCTGACTGCCGGATATGAACAGCTGACTGCCGCAAAACAGCAGGTAAGTGACGGTGAGGCTCAGCTCCGGGAAGCGGAGAAAACCCTGGAAAGCAAACAGGCTGAGCTTGACAGTGGAAGAGAACAGCTGGAAACGGGAAAGAATACGATCAAAGAAACAAAGGCTGCTCTCACCAGTCAGAAAGAACAGTGTGAGGCAGGACTTGTACAGGTTTCCGAGGGCGAATCCCAGATCAGTTCCGTTGAAGAAGCCCTTTCCGGGCAGCAGGCACAGCTGGATGAACTGACCAGTCAGAAAGAGGCATTAAGCAGTCAGGCGGCGGAGCTGCAGGCGCAGTATGACGCCGGTGCGGAAGCAGGAAAAACTGAGGAAGAGCTGGCGGAGCTTTTCACACAGATTCAGACATTAAATGGTCAGATCAGTGCAATGGAAGAACAGATAAATGCCGGTCAGGCACAGATCGACGGGGCGCGGTCAGAGCTTACTGCAAAAAAATCAGAGCTGGCCCAGACAAGAGCTGAACTGGAGAGCAGCCTAGGTCAGATCAATGAGGGCTTCAGCCAGATCAAAGAACAGGAAGAAACACTTTCCGGGACAGAGGCACAGCTGAACAAAGGCCAGGAAGAACTGGATAAAGGGAAAAAAGAGCTGGAAACAAAGAAAGCAGAGCTTTCAGCGGCAAAAGAAGAAATTGCGGCAAACCAGGCAACTCTGGATGATGGCCAGAATCAGCTGGATTCGGCCAGAGTCCAGCTCAGCTCCGGGAGGCAGCAGCTGGAGGAAAAACAGGCCCAGTTAAATGCCGGTCAGGCAGAAATCCAGGCCAACACAGAAAAGCTTACCAGCAGTCAGGCTGAACTGGATGCAAATGAACAGAAACTCCTGGACGGAGAAAAGGAAATCCAAGAAAACGAACAGAAATTAAAAGATGCAAAAAAAGATCTGGAGGACGCAAAAAAGAAGCTTTCCGATGGAAAGAAAGAATATCAGGATGGCAAAAAAGAGGCCGATGAAAAAATTGCGGAAGCCCAGCAGAAGATCGAGGATGCCCAGAAAGAGGTGGATGATATTGAAACACCGGAGTGGATCATCACAGATCGTAATGACCTTCCGGAATATTCGGATTTTGGTGATAACGCAGAGCGGCTGAAAAACATCGGAAAGGTTTTCCCGATGATATTCTTCCTTGTAGCGGCTCTGATCAGTCTTACCACGATGACACGAATGGTGGAGGAACAGCGAACCCAGATCGGAACCATGAAAGCGCTGGGCTACGGAAAAGCATCCATTGCATCCAAGTATCTCAGCTACGCATTTCTGGCTACAGCAGGCGGAAGCGTTGCAGGAGTACTTTTCGGAGAAAAGGTTCTTCCGTATATCATTATCCAGGCCTATGGGATCATGTACTGGAATATTGGCGATCACATGCAACTGGATTATGAGTTACAATATGCACTGATCGCTTCCGGAGCAGCGGTGATCTGTACTATGGGCGCTACACTGTTTTCCTGTGCAAGAACCCTGGCAGAAACACCGGCATCTCTGATGCGTCCGCCTGCACCGAAAGAGGGAAAACGGATCCTTATTGAACGGATCAGCTTTATCTGGAAGCATCTGAGCTTTTCCTGGAAATCGTCCATGCGAAACCTTTTCCGTTATAAAAAACGTCTTTTTATGACCATTTTCGGAATTGCAGGAAGCATGGGACTGATGCTTGTAGGATTCGGACTTTATGACTCCATTATGGATATTGCGATTCTTCAGTATGATCAGATCCAGCATTACGATGCCATGGTGATCAATGATGAGGATGCCACAGACAGCCAGGAAAAGGATCTTCTAAAATTCCTGGACAAAAACAGCGAGATCGATCACTATACCCGTGTGCAACTCACCAAGATGACGGCACCAAAAGAAAAGGGAAGTGTCAGTATCTATGTGTATGTTCCGGAAAATACGGAAAATTTTAAAGAGGATGTAACGTTACGTGACAGAAAGTCCCACGAGCAGTATGAGCTTACCGACGACGGAGCCGTGATCTGTGAAAAAACAGCTTCACTTATCGGTGTGAAAACAGGAGACGAGATCACCCTGGAGAAAGATAACAGAAAGTATAAAGTAAAGATCACTGCTGTCACAGAGAACTATATGGGACACTACGTTTACATGACCCCATCCTGCTATGAAAAAACATTCGAAGAGAAACCGGAGTATTCAAGTACAGTATATACTATGAAAGAGGATGCAGAGAGTGATCTGGAAACTCTTGGAAATGCGATCCTGAAATATCCGGCGGCTTTAAGTATCAGCTATACAAGCAGCACGGCAGGTCAGGTAGAGCGAATGCTGGGATCCCTCGGAGCGGTGATCTGGGTCCTGATCATTTCGGCCGGAATGCTGGCATTTGTGGTACTGTATAATCTGAACAACATCAATATCACAGAGCGTCAGAGAGAGCTTGCAACATTGAAGGTCCTGGGATTTTATGATGGCGAGGTTTCCCAGTATGTATTCCGGGAAAATATCCTGCTGTCCTTCATAGGAATCCTGGCAGGCGCAGTGTTCGGAATCTTCCTCCATCGGTATGTGATCACAACCGTTGAGGTAGATGCGGTGATGTTCGGAAGAAATATCAAGCCAATAAGCTTTGTTTACAGTGGAATCATTACCTTCGGATTCTCCATGTTTGTAAATATGGTGATGCATTTTAAGCTGAAAAAGATCAATATGGTAGAGTCACTGAAAAGCGTAGAATAAAATAATAAAAAATAAGAAAGCGAAAAATTAATTACCGGAGAGGTAAAAGGATAAGGAGACGAGCATGAAAAAAGTATTATACGAGGAATTACTTCCGGAAGAATGTGTACAGAGGATAAAGGAGATGCCGGTTGCCTATCTGCCACTTGGCACACTGGAATGGCATGGGCCGCATATGCCTCTTGGAGCTGATGGAATCCAGTCAAAAGAACTGTTTGTCCGGGTGGCAGAAAAGGTCGGCGGTGTTGTGCTTCCGATGCTGTTCATGGGACCTGACCGTTTATTTGATGATCGTGGAACTGTATTTTATGGAATGGATATCAATACAGAGGGTGCATTGAATACCTATTATGCCCAACAGATGAAAGGCAGTGCCTACTGGATGGAAAAGGGACTGTTTCAGGATCTGCTGCGCAGTATTTTTGCTCAGCTTTCCAGAGCAGGAGTCCGTATCGTTGTGGGACATGGACACGGTCCGTCGACAAATGTATTTCAGGAAATGAAGGAAGAGGCAGAAGAAAAATACGGACTGTGCATTATGACAGCATGGACCTATGCGGATGATGAGAGACTGAAATATCAGAATGATCATGCCGGAGCAAATGAGACCTCTATTGTAATGGCTGTTCGGCCGGAGCTGGTTGACTTTGGACAGGTAAAAGAAGATGAGAGTAATCTGATCGGTATTGCAGGACGTCATCCGGTCAGAGAATCATCGGAAGCATTCGGAAATGAAATTCTGGAATATACAATGAAAACACTGATCTCAGGCATTGAAAAGGAGTACAAAACAATAAAAGAAAGATAGATACCTGTCTTGACAAAAAAAGAAAATTTCATTATAGTAGGAACATGGCAAAGGCGTTGAATAAGAGGAGTATGCAGATCTACGCTGACAGAGAGAAATGCACAGACGCAAGAGAAGCGCAGGCTGAAAGGCATTTTCAGATGGAAGACTGCAGAAGGTAGCTTAGGAGCCGGGAAACTGAAAGCAGAAATGCAGAACAGATGCTGCTGTGTAGGTTTTCACGTACCCCGCGTTAAGGGACAAGAGATAGACGGGAATAACAGATGTTTTTTCCGGATAATGAAGGTGGTACCGCGAGAATGATCGCCCTTCGCACATTAGTTATTGGCTTTTGTGTGGAGGGCGTGTTTTTTTCTTGCAGAAAACAGGAGCATTTTAAGGTTCCTATAATCAGAAAGATTCAGGAGGAAAACATGAGCAAAGAACTTGCAAAGACTTATGATCCTAAGGGCATTGAGGATCGTCTGTACAAAAAATGGATGGATAACGGATACTTCCATGCAAAAGTTAATCCGGACAAAAAACCTTTTACAATTGTAATGCCGCCGCCCAATGTAACCGGACAGCTGCATATGGGACATGCACTGGATGAGACCATGCAGGATATCCTGATCCGTTTCAAAAGAATGCAGGGCTATGAGGCACTCTGGCAGCCGGGAACTGACCATGCAGCCATTGCTACAGAGGTTAAGGTAACAGAGAAGCTTCGTAAGGAAGGGATTGATAAGAACGAGATCGGCCGTGACGAATTTATGAAACATGCCTGGGCATGGAAAGAGGAGTACGGCGGAAAGATCATCAATCAGCTGAAAAAGCTGGGAGCATCTGCAGACTGGGAGCGTGAGCGCTTTACCATGGATGAGGGCTGTTCCAAGGCTGTTCAGGAAGTATTTATCCGTCTTTATGAGAAAGGATATATCTACAAAGGCTCCAGAATCATCAACTGGTGTCCTGTGTGCCAGACCTCTATTTCTGATGCAGAGGTTGTGCATGAGGACCAGGACGGATTTTTCTGGCACATCAATTATCCCATCGTAGGTGAGGAGGGCCGTTTCGTTGAGATCGCGACCACTCGTCCGGAGACACTTCTCGGCGATACAGCAGTTGCTGTAAACCCGGAGGATGAAAGATATAAAGACCTTGTAGGAAAGATGCTGAAGCTTCCTCTTACAGACAGAGAGATCCCGGTTATTGCCGATGAGTATGTTGACAAGGAATTCGGAACAGGCTGCGTTAAGATCACACCGGCACACGACCCCAACGACTTTGAGGTTGGACGCCGTCATGATCTTGAGGAGATCAACATCTTAAATGATGATGCCACCATCAACAGCCTTGGCGGAAAATATGCAGGTATGGACCGCTACGAGGCACGTAAGGCCATGGTAGAAGACCTGAAGGAGCAGGGACTTCTTGTAAAAGTCGTTCCGCACAGCCACAGTGTTGGTACTCATGACCGATGCGGTACAACGGTAGAGCCGATGATCAAACCACAGTGGTTTGTAAAAATGGACGAAATGGCAAAAGCTGCTATCAAGACTCTGGACGAAGGAAACCTTCAGTTTGTTCCGGCACGTTTTGACAAGACTTACCTGCACTGGCTGGAGAATATCCGTGACTGGTGTATTTCCCGTCAGCTCTGGTGGGGACACAGAATTCCGGCTTATTACTGCGATGAATGCGGTGAGATGGTTGTTGCAAGAGAAATGCCTGAGAAATGCCCGAAATGCGGATGCACACATATGCATCAGGATGAGGACACTCTGGATACCTGGTTCAGTTCCGCACTTTGGCCGTTTTCCACACTTGGATGGCCGGACAAGACACCGGAGCTTGAGTACTTCTATCCTACAGATGTTTTGGTAACCGGATATGATATCATCTTCTTCTGGGTTATCCGTATGGTATTCTCCGCACTGGAGCAGACCGGTGAGACACCGTTCCACCATGTTCTGATCCACGGACTGGTACGTGATTCCCAGGGACGTAAGATGAGTAAATCTCTTGGAAACGGTATCGATCCGCTGGAAGTTATCGACAAATACGGCGCAGATGCCCTTCGTCTTACACTGATGACAGGTAACGCACCTGGAAATGATATGCGTTTCTACTGGGAGCGTGTAGAATCCAGCCGTAACTTTGCAAATAAGATCTGGAATGCTTCCCGTTTCATTATGATGAACCTGGAGGGCAAGACAGTAACAGAGCCGGGAGACCTGAACGCATTGTGCAACGAGGATAAATGGATCCTTTCCAGACTGAACACAGTGATCCGTGATGTTACTGAGAATATGGATAAATATGAGCTTGGAATTGCCGTACAGAAGGTCTATGATTTCCTGTGGGATGAGCTCTGTGACTGGTATATCGAGATGGCAAAGGTAAGACTGTGGAAGGCAGAGGAAAACCCGGCAGCAGCAAACGATGCACTGTGGACACTTCGCACTGCGCTGACACAGGGACTGAAGCTTCTTCATCCGTTCATGCCATTTATCACAGAGGAGATCTACTGCACACTGCTTCCGGATGAAGAGTCCATCATGATCTCTGACTGGCCGGTATACAGAGACGAGATGAATTTTGCAGATGCTGAGAAAGCAGTTTCAAGCTTCCAGGAGGTTGTACGTGGAATCCGTAATACCAGAAACGAGATGAACGTACCGCAGAACAGAAAGACCAATATCTACATCGTAGGCAAAGATGCAGAGTGCTGTGCCCATTTTGAGTCCTGCAAGAAGTCCTTTACAAACCTTGCGTTTGCAAAAGAGATCCACGTACAGCAGGATAAGAACGGAATCGGTGAGGATGCGGTATCCATCGTTGTGGCAGACGGTGTAGTATATCTGCCGCTGGAGGATCTGATCGACCGTGAAAAGGAGATCGAACGTCTCACAAAAGAGCAGGAGCGTCTCACAAAAGAGATCGCACGCTGCGAGGGAATGCTGAACAATCCGAATTTTGTGAACAAGGCACCAGCATCCAAGGTAGAGGCAGAGAAGGAGAAACTTGAGAAATACAAAGAGATGAAAGAGAAAGTGAACCTGCAGTTAACACAGATGGTGAAATAACGAAGGAGTGTTTTAATGAAGTGGTGTAACTTTTTCAATAAGATTTCGCTGATACTTCAGGCTCTGGGCTGTGCAGTCCTGTACTTTGTGATCGAGGCCATATGCAGGCACTCGTTCACAGAGGCGTGGACCTACATGACCACAAGGCCACTTGTATTTGCTTATAATGCGGCGTTTATCTTTACGACGATGCTGATTGTTTATCTCTTCCGAAAGAGAATTTTCTGGCGTATATTTGTGGGCAGCTTATGGCTGTTTCTGGGAATAGTAAACGGTGTGCTTCTTCTCAACCGTGTCACACCGTTTACAGGACCGGATGTGAAGAATCTGACAGATGGACTCAGTATTGCAAAAAAATATCTGACCCGTACCCAGATGACCATAGGTGCAGTTCTTCTGGGGATTGCAGTTCTGATTCTTCTGATCATCCTGATAAGATCGCCGAAGTACAGAGGCAAGCTGAAATATAAGGTAAATATTCCGCTGGTCCTGGTCGGGGTTCTTGCATTTGGAGGAATCACACAGCTTGCTCTGGAAAAAAGAGTTCTTTCCAATTATTTTGGAAACATTGCCATAGCTTATGAGGATTACGGATATCCCTACTGTCTGGCAACGACGATCTTTAATACCGGAATCAGTGCTCCGAGAGACTATTCCGAGAGTGAGATCAAAAGGATCGAGAAGTCGGAAGAAAATCTTCCGGAAACGAAAGAAGGCAGTCATCCGAATATTCTGTTTTTGCAGCTGGAGTCCTTTTTTGATCCTACGCTGGTAAATTATCTGGAACTGTCAGAAGATCCTATTCCGAATTTCAGAAAGCTGATGAAGGAGTATTCCTCCGGATATTATAAGGTACCTTCCGTAGGAGCCGGAACCGCAAATACCGAGTTTGAGTCCATTACCGGAATGAGCCTTCATTATTTTGGACCAGGAGAGTATCCTTACAAGAGTATCCTTAAGGAAACTACCTGTGAGAGCGCACCGTATGTTCTGAAGAATCTGGGCTATACTGCTCATGCAGTACATAACAATGAGGCGAATTTCTACGGAAGAAGAAGCATTTTTCCGAATCTGGGATTTGATACCTTCACTTCGGCAGAGTACATGAAGGATGAAAACCAGAAGAACCCGTTGGGCTGGACAAAGGACAGTGTCCTCACCGATGAGATCGTCAAGTGTCTGGATTCCACAGAAGGACCTGATTATGTATATACTATTTCCGTGCAGGGACATGGAGATTATCCTTCAGAACCGGTACTGGAAAATCCGGAGATCACAGTTTCCGGGGCACCTACTGACGAGCTGAACAATAAGTGGGAGTATTATGTAAATCAGATCCACGAGATGGATAATTTTGTCAAGGAGCTTACTGATAAGCTGGAAGATTATCCGGAGGATGTGGTGCTTGTCATGTATGGTGATCACCTTCCAACCATGGGACTGACCGTGGAGGATGTGGAGAATAAATATCTGTTCCAGACAGAGTATGTGATGTGGGATAATTTCGGACTTAAGAAAAAGAAAGAAAATCTTGCGGCATACCAGATGGCAGCAGAGGTTATGGATCGTGTAGGAATCCATGAGGGAAATGTTTTCAAGTATCACCAGGCAAGAAGAAACACCAAAAATTATCAGGTGGATCTGGAGACCCTGCAGTACGATCTTCTCTACGGAAAACAGTATACATATGACGGAGAGAATCCTTTTGAGCGGACAAAGATGCGTATGGGAATCTATGATACCACACTGGATTCGATTCAGGTTGTGTCTGAGATGGATCACACCTATTATATCCAGGGAACAAACTTTACGCCATCCAGCCAGGTCAAGATCAACGGAGAATGGTACGATACGGTTTACGTGAATCCTACCAAGCTGATCATTACCGGAAAGGAACTGGATGATTTTGACCGGCTCTCGGTAGTGCAGCGAAGCAACAGTTCCACCAGAAAGGCCATGACAAAGAGCCATGACCGGGCAGTTTATGCACTGCTTGCTGACAGCAAGTGGAAGCTTGACAGTGAAAAGAGCAGTTCTGATACAGGGCTAACGGAGGAAACGGATATAGCGTTAGAAACGGGATCCACAGAAGATTCCGGTGAAGAAAACAGTACAGACAACCAGTAAATGGCATAGAAAAAATACTCCGATACAAAAAATGTCGGATAAAATATTACGATTAGGACTGGACATCTTCCACCACTATTATATAATGGTATCGTAACGAACAGGAGGGGAGAAGCTTTTCTCCCCAAAAGTTCTTTACGAATACATTATAGATAAGTGATGGTTTTTTTTATGAATTACGAAGAAGCAGTTGCGTATATTGAAGATATACCGAGATTTACTACTAAGAACAGCCTGGACCATACCAGAGAATGCTTAAGAAGACTTGGAGATCCGCAGGAGAAATTCCGTGTGATCCATGTGGCAGGAACCAACGGAAAGGGAAGTACCTGTGCTTTTATCACATCGGTCCTTCGGGAAGCAGGATATTCCTGCGGACTTTTTACATCTCCTCATCTGGTGGAGATCAACGAGCGTTTTCAGATCAACGAGGAAGTGATCGATGACGATACCTTCCTTCGTGCTTTTGAAAAAGTTAAAAAGCTTTCCGATGAGCTGGTTGCGGAGGGAAGCTATCATCCCACCTATTTCGAGACACTCCTTCTGATGGGAATGGTGATCTTTGCAGAAGCCGGCGTGGATTATGTAACACTGGAGACCGGTCTTGGCGGACGTCTGGATGCAACCACTGCTGTGGAGAATCCGGCAGCCTGTGTGATCACATCCATCAGCCTCGATCATATGCAGTATCTTGGAAATACAGTTTCCGAGATCGCAGGAGAGAAGGCAGGGATCATGGTGCCGGGTGTTCCGGTGATCTACGATGGAAATGATTCGGATGCGGCCGGAGTGATGCGTGAGCATGCAGAGAAGCTGGGATGTCCATATTATGAGCTGAAACGGGAGGATACAGAAATCCATAAGATCACAAAGGACGGAATCAGGTTTTCTCTTAAGGACGAGACATATGGCGATACCGTATTTGATATACCGTTTATCGCTCGTTATCAGGTTATGAATGCAGCTCTTGCGGTGAAAACCATTCAGGTACTGGAAGATCAGATCCCGGTATCTCTGGAGGCGCTGAAGGCCGGTATGGCAAAAACACGCTGGCAGGGAAGGATGGAAACGGTTCTTCCGGGTGTGATCGTGGATGGCGCACATAACGAAGACGGTGTCGAGAAGTTTGTAGAGACAGCAGAACATTTCCAGAAGGAATTTCCTCTGACTCTGCTGTTTTCCGCAGTGGATGACAAGGACTATACGGATATGATCCGCACGATCTGTACCAGGATCCGTTTCCGACATGTGATCGTCACACAGGTAGGCGGATATCGTAAAGTTCCGGTAGAAGAGCTTGCGGAGATCTTCCGTGAAGACGGAGTACCGGAAGTGGAAGCAATAGAGGATGTTCCAGCAGCTTTTGAACGGGCAGTAAAGGAAAAAGGCGAGGATGGAATGCTGTTCTGTGTAGGATCCCTTTATCTGGTCGGTGAGATCAAGGCTGTGATCAGGAGGAAAAAATTATGATCGATTACGAAGAGGAACTGA from Blautia sp. SC05B48 encodes:
- a CDS encoding FtsX-like permease family protein — its product is MVGDGMKALHKDFWMEIRKSKARFISIFLIVALGVAFFSGIQASSPDMRYSGDAYYEAAKLMDLKIQGTLGLTERDVKAVSDIDGVELAEGGYSTDVMSGEDDARKVLHLESISSNFNLLTADEGRIPKKSGEIFLDKPFAKNRGYKIGDTISVREDGDSELLKKTTYTVVGIGSSPLYISFNRGNTTLGSGEVSGFGYILPEDFEQEAFTQIYVMVHESGDVISYTDAYDNLIRKIQKRVEGIEKEQCRLRYDEIVAEANEKLDDARKELEDGKKESEEKLSDAKKKLDDGQKKYDDGKKEYEDGKQQLSDAKKELTDGKQQLADGRKQIEDGWSQLNSAKQQVEDGLSQLNAARSQLADSEAQINGKQSELTAGYEQLTAAKQQVSDGEAQLREAEKTLESKQAELDSGREQLETGKNTIKETKAALTSQKEQCEAGLVQVSEGESQISSVEEALSGQQAQLDELTSQKEALSSQAAELQAQYDAGAEAGKTEEELAELFTQIQTLNGQISAMEEQINAGQAQIDGARSELTAKKSELAQTRAELESSLGQINEGFSQIKEQEETLSGTEAQLNKGQEELDKGKKELETKKAELSAAKEEIAANQATLDDGQNQLDSARVQLSSGRQQLEEKQAQLNAGQAEIQANTEKLTSSQAELDANEQKLLDGEKEIQENEQKLKDAKKDLEDAKKKLSDGKKEYQDGKKEADEKIAEAQQKIEDAQKEVDDIETPEWIITDRNDLPEYSDFGDNAERLKNIGKVFPMIFFLVAALISLTTMTRMVEEQRTQIGTMKALGYGKASIASKYLSYAFLATAGGSVAGVLFGEKVLPYIIIQAYGIMYWNIGDHMQLDYELQYALIASGAAVICTMGATLFSCARTLAETPASLMRPPAPKEGKRILIERISFIWKHLSFSWKSSMRNLFRYKKRLFMTIFGIAGSMGLMLVGFGLYDSIMDIAILQYDQIQHYDAMVINDEDATDSQEKDLLKFLDKNSEIDHYTRVQLTKMTAPKEKGSVSIYVYVPENTENFKEDVTLRDRKSHEQYELTDDGAVICEKTASLIGVKTGDEITLEKDNRKYKVKITAVTENYMGHYVYMTPSCYEKTFEEKPEYSSTVYTMKEDAESDLETLGNAILKYPAALSISYTSSTAGQVERMLGSLGAVIWVLIISAGMLAFVVLYNLNNINITERQRELATLKVLGFYDGEVSQYVFRENILLSFIGILAGAVFGIFLHRYVITTVEVDAVMFGRNIKPISFVYSGIITFGFSMFVNMVMHFKLKKINMVESLKSVE
- a CDS encoding ABC transporter ATP-binding protein, translating into MEHTEDYVKLENVSKIYGSKEVKIIAVDEISFRIKKGEFVVVVGPSGAGKTTVLNILGGMDKATSGNVWIDGKNIAKYTDRQLTGYRRRDIGFVFQFYNLVPNLTALENVELALQICKDPLDARTVLEEVGLKERLTNFPAQLSGGEQQRVSIARALAKNPKLLLCDEPTGALDYQTGKAILKLLQDTSRERGMTVIVITHNSALTPMADRVIKIKNGKVSRMTENAHPTPVEEIEW
- a CDS encoding creatininase family protein; translated protein: MKKVLYEELLPEECVQRIKEMPVAYLPLGTLEWHGPHMPLGADGIQSKELFVRVAEKVGGVVLPMLFMGPDRLFDDRGTVFYGMDINTEGALNTYYAQQMKGSAYWMEKGLFQDLLRSIFAQLSRAGVRIVVGHGHGPSTNVFQEMKEEAEEKYGLCIMTAWTYADDERLKYQNDHAGANETSIVMAVRPELVDFGQVKEDESNLIGIAGRHPVRESSEAFGNEILEYTMKTLISGIEKEYKTIKER
- a CDS encoding valine--tRNA ligase encodes the protein MSKELAKTYDPKGIEDRLYKKWMDNGYFHAKVNPDKKPFTIVMPPPNVTGQLHMGHALDETMQDILIRFKRMQGYEALWQPGTDHAAIATEVKVTEKLRKEGIDKNEIGRDEFMKHAWAWKEEYGGKIINQLKKLGASADWERERFTMDEGCSKAVQEVFIRLYEKGYIYKGSRIINWCPVCQTSISDAEVVHEDQDGFFWHINYPIVGEEGRFVEIATTRPETLLGDTAVAVNPEDERYKDLVGKMLKLPLTDREIPVIADEYVDKEFGTGCVKITPAHDPNDFEVGRRHDLEEINILNDDATINSLGGKYAGMDRYEARKAMVEDLKEQGLLVKVVPHSHSVGTHDRCGTTVEPMIKPQWFVKMDEMAKAAIKTLDEGNLQFVPARFDKTYLHWLENIRDWCISRQLWWGHRIPAYYCDECGEMVVAREMPEKCPKCGCTHMHQDEDTLDTWFSSALWPFSTLGWPDKTPELEYFYPTDVLVTGYDIIFFWVIRMVFSALEQTGETPFHHVLIHGLVRDSQGRKMSKSLGNGIDPLEVIDKYGADALRLTLMTGNAPGNDMRFYWERVESSRNFANKIWNASRFIMMNLEGKTVTEPGDLNALCNEDKWILSRLNTVIRDVTENMDKYELGIAVQKVYDFLWDELCDWYIEMAKVRLWKAEENPAAANDALWTLRTALTQGLKLLHPFMPFITEEIYCTLLPDEESIMISDWPVYRDEMNFADAEKAVSSFQEVVRGIRNTRNEMNVPQNRKTNIYIVGKDAECCAHFESCKKSFTNLAFAKEIHVQQDKNGIGEDAVSIVVADGVVYLPLEDLIDREKEIERLTKEQERLTKEIARCEGMLNNPNFVNKAPASKVEAEKEKLEKYKEMKEKVNLQLTQMVK